The Nitrospira sp. genome has a segment encoding these proteins:
- a CDS encoding DUF177 domain-containing protein, giving the protein MIVDFDAPGWGSGRLPRMTMDVLTPKIADITAEGLSLSGDLTGEELGLTDTDVSIRGTMAVGLDLRAIERTIYVTGVVEGTAVRQCVRCLKDFDDPLAFSLRVAYEREAKATSGVAKRDDPRKRNSAAPPEGEAEEQNDDLYYFTGDHLELGPMLREQLILAAPMHPLCSEDCRGLCARCGKDLNEGPCRCGEEPTGSPFQVLRTMKDKLRDLGER; this is encoded by the coding sequence GTGATCGTCGATTTCGATGCACCGGGGTGGGGCAGCGGCAGGCTGCCGAGGATGACCATGGATGTATTGACACCGAAAATCGCGGACATCACGGCCGAAGGGCTTTCATTGTCGGGGGACCTGACGGGAGAAGAGTTGGGACTGACGGATACGGATGTGTCCATCCGCGGAACCATGGCAGTCGGGCTGGATCTTCGAGCGATTGAACGTACCATCTATGTGACCGGAGTCGTGGAAGGAACAGCTGTCCGCCAATGCGTGCGATGCCTTAAAGATTTTGACGACCCTCTGGCGTTTTCGTTACGTGTGGCCTATGAGCGCGAGGCCAAAGCGACGAGTGGCGTCGCAAAGCGAGACGATCCACGGAAGAGGAACTCGGCAGCACCTCCGGAGGGCGAAGCAGAAGAACAGAACGACGATCTCTACTACTTTACGGGTGATCATCTGGAATTGGGGCCGATGCTGCGCGAGCAATTGATTCTTGCTGCTCCCATGCACCCGCTCTGTTCCGAGGACTGCCGCGGACTCTGTGCTCGTTGCGGGAAAGATCTGAATGAGGGCCCTTGTCGTTGTGGTGAAGAGCCGACGGGAAGCCCGTTTCAGGTGTTGCGTACTATGAAAGACAAGCTGAGGGACCTTGGTGAGCGCTGA
- a CDS encoding ketoacyl-ACP synthase III, translating to MKAWIAGTGSYAPARVLTNADLERMIATSDEWIRERTGICERRIAATGEACSDLAVQAGKRALTAAGLAATDLDMILVATCTGDYPLPATACLVQHQLGATRAAACDLSAACCGFVYALSVADAYVKNGMRHVLVIGSEVMSAIIDWTDRNTCVLFGDGAGAVVVSASDGERGILSTHLRSDGALCELIMVPGGGSRTPPSEKVLAERLQYIKMKGNETFKVAVRTLEEIARATLTANGLRVEDLDLYVPHQANVRILKAVMERLGLPIEKVLLNLDRYGNTSAASIPIALDEAVREGRIKDGSLVMLGAFGAGLTWASAVIRW from the coding sequence ATGAAAGCCTGGATTGCCGGAACCGGCTCTTACGCGCCTGCCAGGGTCCTGACGAATGCGGATCTCGAACGGATGATCGCCACCTCCGATGAATGGATTCGCGAACGGACAGGTATTTGCGAGCGGCGTATTGCAGCCACCGGAGAGGCCTGTTCGGATTTGGCGGTGCAGGCCGGGAAGCGGGCTTTGACCGCGGCCGGTCTCGCGGCGACCGATCTCGACATGATTTTGGTCGCCACCTGTACGGGTGATTATCCTCTCCCTGCAACGGCCTGTCTTGTACAGCATCAACTCGGCGCGACCAGAGCCGCGGCGTGCGACCTTTCAGCCGCCTGCTGCGGATTTGTCTACGCGCTCTCGGTGGCGGATGCGTATGTCAAAAATGGGATGCGCCATGTCCTGGTGATCGGATCGGAGGTGATGTCTGCCATCATCGATTGGACGGACCGGAACACCTGCGTGCTGTTTGGGGATGGGGCCGGTGCGGTCGTCGTCAGTGCAAGCGATGGAGAACGAGGGATCCTCTCTACTCACCTTCGATCCGACGGTGCCCTCTGCGAGCTGATCATGGTGCCGGGAGGAGGCTCACGAACTCCACCATCCGAAAAAGTGCTCGCCGAACGCCTGCAGTACATCAAGATGAAAGGGAACGAGACGTTTAAAGTCGCCGTACGCACCTTGGAAGAGATCGCTCGTGCGACTCTTACGGCCAATGGTCTCAGGGTGGAGGATCTTGATCTCTATGTGCCGCACCAAGCCAATGTGCGAATTCTGAAGGCGGTGATGGAGCGGCTGGGCCTTCCGATCGAAAAGGTGCTCCTGAACCTCGATCGTTACGGGAATACTTCTGCGGCGTCCATCCCGATTGCACTGGATGAAGCGGTTCGCGAAGGGCGTATCAAGGATGGCTCGTTGGTGATGCTGGGGGCGTTTGGGGCAGGATTGACCTGGGCCTCCGCAGTCATCCGATGGTAG
- the plsX gene encoding phosphate acyltransferase PlsX, with the protein MKIALDAVGGDHGPAPCIEGAFQAVKEFDVEVILVGNETTLKQECERQSCHDSRLTIRHASQVVEMHESPAVVARKKRDSSIWVATELVKNGHADAVVSPGNTGASMVASFFVLGLMKGVERPAIATSLPTLSGEAIMLDVGANVDCTAKHLEQFALMGNEYGKHLLRKSNPRVGLLSIGEEDSKGNEVTKEAFKLLKGSSMNFVGNIEGRDVYSGIADIVVCDGFIGNVALKISEGVAEMIKRLLLKEISGHFLGRLAYPLISGPLMNLKRKIDYAEFGGAPLLGVNGITMICHGRSSAKAIKNAVRRAKGMAEGGVRELIQRDIEESRSRPSMELEI; encoded by the coding sequence ATGAAGATTGCGCTCGACGCGGTAGGGGGCGACCATGGCCCCGCACCCTGTATCGAGGGCGCTTTTCAGGCCGTGAAAGAGTTTGACGTCGAGGTCATTCTCGTCGGCAACGAGACCACACTGAAACAGGAATGTGAGCGTCAGTCCTGTCACGATTCCCGCCTCACGATTCGGCATGCATCCCAGGTCGTCGAAATGCACGAGTCGCCCGCCGTTGTCGCTCGGAAAAAGCGGGACTCGTCGATCTGGGTTGCGACCGAGTTGGTCAAGAACGGCCATGCGGACGCGGTTGTGAGTCCCGGCAACACGGGCGCGAGCATGGTGGCGTCGTTCTTTGTGTTAGGACTGATGAAGGGAGTGGAGAGACCGGCGATCGCTACCAGCCTGCCGACGTTGAGTGGGGAAGCGATCATGCTCGATGTGGGGGCCAACGTCGACTGCACCGCCAAACATCTTGAACAATTTGCCTTGATGGGGAATGAATACGGGAAGCATCTGCTCAGAAAATCGAATCCCCGTGTCGGCCTTCTGAGCATCGGCGAGGAAGACAGCAAGGGCAACGAAGTCACCAAAGAGGCGTTCAAGCTCCTCAAAGGCAGTTCGATGAACTTTGTTGGGAATATCGAGGGGCGTGATGTGTACAGCGGTATTGCCGATATCGTTGTCTGCGACGGGTTCATCGGCAACGTCGCCTTGAAGATTTCCGAAGGTGTGGCCGAGATGATCAAGCGACTGTTGCTCAAGGAAATCTCGGGCCACTTCCTTGGCCGACTTGCCTATCCCTTGATCTCCGGGCCTCTCATGAATCTGAAACGGAAAATCGACTATGCCGAGTTCGGCGGAGCCCCGTTGCTGGGGGTCAATGGGATTACGATGATCTGCCATGGTCGATCGTCGGCCAAGGCCATCAAGAATGCGGTCCGACGAGCGAAGGGCATGGCTGAAGGCGGCGTGCGAGAGCTGATTCAGCGCGATATTGAAGAGAGTCGCTCCCGTCCGTCTATGGAACTGGAGATATGA
- the rpmF gene encoding 50S ribosomal protein L32, with protein MPNPKHKHSRARRDKRRTQKLRMTPPGMAVCPQCHELKLPHYTCLNCGTYKGKAVIQVEEA; from the coding sequence ATGCCCAATCCCAAACATAAACATTCACGGGCGAGGCGCGATAAGCGTCGTACCCAAAAGCTGCGCATGACCCCGCCGGGGATGGCAGTGTGCCCACAATGTCACGAGTTGAAGCTGCCGCATTATACCTGTTTGAATTGTGGCACCTACAAGGGCAAGGCGGTCATTCAAGTCGAAGAGGCGTGA
- the fabD gene encoding ACP S-malonyltransferase, translated as MTLGIGLVFPGQGSQSVGMGKALYDAHPSLKPVYDEASSVLGYDIAELCFTGPADRLNRTEFTQPALLVSSVAALKLFEPVGIRPLAVAGHSLGEYSALVAAGGVSFRDAVSLVQIRGRYMSEAVAPGTGLVAALLGLTGEVVKEVCHGASSVGIVAPANFNSPGQVVIAGEMAAVERAIELAKAQGCKKAIPLPVSVPVHTPLMQQAADRLAKDLAGVRWSDLSAPLVNNAEAKAISRADEIQTSLVRQLPSSVLWENTVQTMGRMGVTTFVEIGPGTVLTGLIRRILPDAKLLNVNDPKSLDATLKAVS; from the coding sequence ATGACTCTAGGAATCGGGCTTGTTTTCCCTGGACAGGGTTCCCAGTCGGTCGGGATGGGGAAGGCGCTCTATGACGCGCATCCCTCATTGAAACCCGTTTATGATGAGGCCTCTTCGGTCCTGGGTTATGATATCGCCGAGTTGTGTTTCACGGGACCGGCTGATCGACTCAACCGAACAGAATTCACCCAGCCGGCCTTGCTCGTGAGCAGTGTGGCAGCGTTGAAACTGTTTGAGCCGGTCGGAATCAGGCCGCTGGCGGTGGCGGGCCATAGTTTGGGCGAGTACTCCGCGCTGGTTGCGGCAGGCGGCGTGTCCTTTCGTGATGCCGTTAGCCTGGTTCAGATACGGGGACGCTACATGTCCGAAGCCGTGGCTCCCGGAACCGGTCTCGTGGCGGCTCTGTTGGGCTTGACCGGTGAGGTTGTTAAAGAAGTCTGTCATGGAGCGTCATCCGTCGGGATCGTCGCCCCAGCAAACTTCAACTCCCCAGGGCAGGTGGTAATTGCCGGCGAAATGGCGGCGGTGGAACGAGCCATTGAATTGGCCAAAGCACAAGGCTGTAAAAAAGCCATCCCATTGCCGGTCAGTGTGCCGGTTCATACCCCATTGATGCAGCAAGCCGCCGATCGATTGGCGAAGGATTTAGCCGGGGTTCGGTGGTCGGACCTCAGCGCCCCTCTGGTGAATAACGCCGAGGCGAAAGCGATCAGCCGGGCGGACGAGATCCAAACGTCATTGGTTCGTCAGCTGCCCTCTTCTGTACTGTGGGAGAATACCGTCCAGACAATGGGAAGAATGGGCGTCACGACGTTCGTAGAAATCGGCCCTGGTACAGTCCTGACCGGCTTGATCAGACGAATTCTGCCTGATGCGAAACTGTTGAATGTGAACGATCCGAAGTCGTTAGACGCGACACTCAAGGCGGTCAGCTAA
- a CDS encoding single-stranded DNA-binding protein, with product MAGFNKVILMGNLTRNPELRYTPSGTPVASFGLAVSRRFKQGEDLKEEVCFVDIVVFGKQAEHCGQYLSKGNGAIIEGRLQQRRWETEDGQKRSKHEVVAQTVTFMPKRQDGGTSAEPPMHDEPGYEMSEEG from the coding sequence GTGGCCGGATTTAACAAAGTCATATTGATGGGGAACCTCACCCGTAATCCTGAGCTCCGGTATACGCCGAGCGGGACACCGGTGGCGAGTTTCGGCTTGGCGGTGAGCCGTCGGTTTAAACAGGGTGAAGACCTGAAGGAAGAAGTCTGCTTTGTCGATATCGTGGTGTTCGGCAAACAGGCCGAACATTGCGGGCAGTATCTCAGTAAAGGTAACGGGGCGATCATCGAAGGTCGATTGCAGCAGCGCCGATGGGAAACGGAAGATGGCCAAAAACGCAGCAAACATGAAGTGGTCGCCCAGACCGTGACGTTCATGCCCAAGCGCCAAGACGGTGGGACGAGTGCGGAACCTCCGATGCACGATGAGCCCGGCTATGAGATGAGTGAAGAAGGTTAA
- the rpsR gene encoding 30S ribosomal protein S18 encodes MDRSESERGGGGGRLFQRRRPCRFCLDKVPIDFKDAGLLRNFLTERGRIVPRRISGNCMRHQRELTVAVKRARHIAIISFAEER; translated from the coding sequence ATGGATCGAAGCGAGAGCGAACGTGGTGGAGGCGGAGGACGGTTATTTCAACGGAGACGTCCTTGTCGATTTTGTCTGGATAAAGTGCCGATCGATTTTAAGGATGCCGGACTCCTCAGGAATTTTTTGACGGAGCGGGGAAGGATCGTTCCGCGCCGCATTTCCGGGAATTGCATGCGTCATCAGCGTGAACTGACGGTGGCCGTCAAGCGGGCTCGACATATCGCCATCATCAGCTTTGCCGAGGAGCGATAG
- the rpsF gene encoding 30S ribosomal protein S6, whose translation MELYESLFIIRPSVSDEETKALIDKMKNVADKTGAQFIKAENLGKKKLAYEVRRERKGTYAYFYFKAPNNTVGDLERAYRLEDNIIKFLTVHHEKPLVERRPVEASTQESDGGRI comes from the coding sequence ATGGAGCTCTACGAGTCTCTGTTTATCATTCGTCCGTCCGTCTCTGATGAGGAGACGAAGGCGCTCATCGATAAGATGAAAAACGTCGCCGACAAGACCGGCGCCCAATTCATCAAAGCCGAGAATTTAGGGAAGAAGAAGCTCGCCTATGAAGTGCGTCGTGAACGGAAGGGTACCTACGCCTATTTCTACTTTAAGGCGCCGAACAACACGGTCGGTGACCTCGAACGGGCCTATCGATTGGAAGACAACATCATCAAGTTTCTGACGGTCCATCACGAGAAGCCCTTGGTGGAACGGCGTCCGGTGGAAGCCTCGACACAGGAGTCAGACGGTGGCCGGATTTAA